ATCGCCGTATACCAGAGCGCAAGACGATTCCGGGTCGTTTGAAACATGATGATTAGACCGTTGGCATGGTGATTGTAACGGGGGTGATTCAGGATTTAGGGCTGCATCAAAAGGACAACGGCATGGACACAAATACCTTTTTCTTCCCCCATGGCATCGAGTTTTTCGTTGGTTGTTGCTTTTATGCCGACTTGGTCTGGGTTGATACCCAGAACCGTGGCAAGGCGATCGCCCATCGCTTCAATATGGGGTTTGAGTTTCGGTTTTTCCGCAACAATCACCGTATCAATATTGCCAATGTGCCAGCCTTTCGCTTGAATGAGCCCATGGACCTGCTTGAGCAATTCAAGGCTATCAGCTCCCTTCCACTGGGGATCTGTGGGGG
The nucleotide sequence above comes from [Synechococcus] sp. NIES-970. Encoded proteins:
- the ispF gene encoding 2C-methyl-D-erythritol 2,4-cyclodiphosphate synthase; its protein translation is MKIRIGNGYDVHRLVSGRPLILGGISIDHHLGLDGHSDADVLTHAIMDAMLGALSLGDIGHYFPPTDPQWKGADSLELLKQVHGLIQAKGWHIGNIDTVIVAEKPKLKPHIEAMGDRLATVLGINPDQVGIKATTNEKLDAMGEEKGICVHAVVLLMQP